The proteins below come from a single Campylobacter sp. CCUG 57310 genomic window:
- a CDS encoding Tfp pilus assembly protein FimT/FimU, producing the protein MLKKAFTMIELVVVIVVIGILAAMAIPRLERDNLAEAVDQIVSHIRYTQHLAMQDNKFVNNDNNWHRRRWSIFFSNANVCNEGNSWRYNIYFDNDNVTAGTFSGGPNSENEIARDPQYQDKFMSAGWAGASNAQCRNMSSKYDIGRRFGVTNVALGGICQGDPKNPSLTISFDEFGRPMQEASIAASRPYQRIVRSGQVCTIAITASGKNAIINLAPETGFISITYL; encoded by the coding sequence ATGCTTAAAAAAGCCTTTACTATGATTGAACTTGTGGTTGTTATTGTTGTTATAGGAATTTTAGCTGCGATGGCTATACCAAGACTTGAGCGCGATAATCTTGCCGAAGCCGTCGATCAGATCGTCTCTCATATAAGATACACTCAACACCTTGCCATGCAGGATAATAAATTTGTAAATAATGACAATAACTGGCATAGAAGACGTTGGAGTATATTTTTTAGTAATGCAAATGTATGCAACGAAGGAAATTCTTGGAGGTATAATATATATTTTGATAATGACAACGTCACCGCTGGAACTTTTTCAGGTGGTCCAAATTCCGAAAATGAAATTGCAAGAGACCCTCAATACCAAGACAAATTTATGAGCGCTGGATGGGCAGGGGCATCTAATGCTCAATGTAGAAATATGAGCAGTAAATACGATATAGGAAGAAGATTTGGCGTAACTAATGTCGCATTAGGAGGTATTTGTCAAGGAGATCCTAAGAATCCTTCCTTGACTATATCGTTTGATGAATTTGGAAGACCGATGCAAGAAGCAAGTATTGCAGCATCTAGACCATATCAAAGAATAGTAAGAAGTGGTCAAGTATGTACTATTGCTATTACTGCATCAGGAAAAAATGCGATTATTAATCTAGCTCCGGAAACAGGATTTATTTCTATAACATACCTATAA